The candidate division WOR-3 bacterium genome contains a region encoding:
- a CDS encoding PAS domain S-box protein: protein MNPRTNPAFPFVADIAFQDGDFVFATDRFGCLVYWNKEAERISGYRAEEVLGKPYALACRIEPDATTVDLAAILGGRDFAGGVRCHSRSGGAFALYLFATAGRDPAGLPAGVVFVGRDVTGLWRAEEAAAASTNKYRALFEHSIDSVAIAEMDGRVIEANPACLRLYGYTADDVRGMKLADVVAPEDRGAGADAMEKLAAGRLVVKTIRMRRKDGSRFVADLVASVMTVGGERRIMSVTRDVTDRVRAEQARSQSERIYRTVFESANDAVFIESVDGRILDVNRNGCGLLGYRKDELLKMKVADLVPPEARTWLPHVTDAILRDRAFRSEAVNLHKDGRHIPVEISAATMELDGKTAVLVIVRDISERKRAEQGLRESEEKFRSVAEQSPNMIFINQSGRVVYTNQKSADTMGYAQEEFYSPGFDFMQLIAPESVEQIKAVYARHVRGEDVEPYEYTLLTKDGRRIESIITTKLIEYRGAKAILGIITDITERVKADRDLREEKERSQTYLALAGVMLVALDAAGSITLLNRRACEVLGVVEAEALGRNWFDNYIPERSRLRVKEAFASLMAGRIEPVERFENPVLGAGGEERLVVWHNVLLRDRQGRPTGTLSSGEDVTERERAVNALRESEEKYRSVVERASDGICVVQDGRIEYLNPRLAEIAGYAPEELVGKQFIEYLHPDDRATVVDRYRRRLAGENPPSTYRVRILTRSGEAAPVEINAALSTFEDAPADIVLVRDITERAQAEQALRESERHYRSALEAMRDPVHVADADLRIVMVNRAFALWLQQSGLDDAVLGKTVFEAFPFLPDRVREEYRRVFENGETVVTEEETAVGGRSFYTETTKTPVTEQGRVARVLTVVRDLTEQKRLVRVAEETGDVLRAVLDNSPEAIAGECENVLVYANQRFARLFGYDAPADIIGRPASDFDAPLDRERMVGYTRLREQGKDAPTSYSFHGLRRDGTLIPLEATISTYWSLGRLHVLGFIREVEAGRAGS, encoded by the coding sequence ATGAATCCACGGACGAACCCCGCATTTCCTTTTGTCGCCGACATTGCCTTCCAGGACGGCGACTTTGTGTTTGCCACTGACCGGTTCGGATGCCTCGTCTACTGGAACAAGGAGGCCGAACGGATATCCGGCTACAGGGCAGAGGAGGTACTGGGAAAGCCGTACGCTCTCGCCTGCCGAATCGAGCCGGACGCCACCACTGTAGATCTCGCGGCCATCCTCGGGGGGCGCGACTTCGCGGGAGGCGTTCGCTGCCATTCGCGGAGTGGTGGAGCCTTCGCGCTCTACCTGTTCGCGACCGCGGGACGCGATCCCGCCGGCCTGCCGGCCGGGGTCGTGTTCGTCGGCCGGGACGTGACCGGTCTCTGGCGGGCCGAGGAGGCGGCCGCGGCATCCACCAACAAATACCGCGCTCTCTTCGAGCACAGCATCGATTCGGTGGCGATAGCCGAAATGGACGGACGAGTGATTGAGGCCAACCCCGCGTGCCTGCGGCTATACGGCTACACGGCCGACGACGTCCGGGGGATGAAGCTCGCCGACGTGGTGGCGCCGGAAGACCGTGGCGCTGGCGCCGACGCGATGGAGAAACTGGCGGCGGGCCGGCTCGTGGTCAAGACTATCCGAATGCGCCGAAAAGACGGGTCGAGGTTCGTCGCGGACCTCGTCGCGTCGGTCATGACGGTAGGCGGCGAACGGCGGATAATGTCGGTCACGCGCGACGTGACCGATCGAGTGCGCGCCGAGCAGGCGCGGAGCCAATCGGAGAGGATCTATCGCACGGTGTTCGAATCGGCCAACGACGCCGTGTTCATCGAGTCGGTGGACGGGCGCATTCTCGACGTCAACCGAAACGGTTGCGGCCTGCTCGGCTACCGCAAGGACGAATTGTTGAAAATGAAGGTGGCGGACCTGGTTCCGCCAGAGGCACGCACCTGGCTGCCGCACGTGACCGACGCGATTCTGCGCGACAGGGCCTTCCGCTCCGAGGCGGTCAACTTGCACAAGGACGGACGGCACATCCCGGTGGAAATCAGCGCCGCGACGATGGAACTGGACGGCAAGACCGCCGTGCTGGTAATCGTGCGGGACATCTCCGAACGCAAGCGTGCCGAACAGGGGCTGCGCGAGAGCGAGGAGAAGTTTCGGAGCGTCGCGGAGCAATCGCCCAACATGATCTTCATCAACCAGTCGGGTCGGGTGGTCTACACCAACCAGAAGAGCGCCGACACCATGGGGTACGCCCAGGAGGAATTCTACTCACCCGGATTCGACTTCATGCAGCTCATCGCGCCGGAGTCGGTGGAGCAGATCAAGGCAGTCTACGCCCGCCACGTCCGGGGCGAGGACGTGGAGCCGTACGAGTACACGTTACTTACGAAAGACGGGCGGCGGATCGAGTCCATCATCACGACCAAGCTCATCGAGTACCGCGGGGCGAAAGCGATCCTCGGCATCATCACTGACATAACAGAGCGTGTCAAGGCTGACCGCGACCTGCGCGAAGAGAAGGAGAGGTCGCAGACCTACCTGGCGCTGGCCGGAGTGATGCTCGTAGCGCTTGACGCCGCCGGCAGCATCACCCTGCTGAATCGGCGGGCCTGCGAAGTGCTGGGGGTCGTAGAGGCGGAGGCGCTGGGCCGCAACTGGTTCGACAACTACATTCCGGAACGCAGCCGCCTACGGGTCAAAGAGGCATTCGCATCGCTGATGGCAGGCAGAATTGAGCCGGTGGAGCGCTTCGAGAACCCGGTGCTCGGTGCCGGCGGCGAGGAGCGGCTGGTAGTCTGGCACAACGTGCTGCTGCGCGACCGACAAGGCCGTCCGACCGGCACCCTGAGTTCCGGGGAGGACGTGACCGAGCGGGAGCGGGCTGTGAATGCACTGCGCGAGAGCGAGGAGAAGTATCGCAGCGTGGTCGAGCGGGCGAGCGACGGCATCTGTGTTGTACAAGACGGTCGGATCGAGTATCTCAACCCGAGGCTGGCCGAGATTGCCGGGTACGCACCGGAGGAGCTGGTCGGCAAACAGTTCATTGAATACCTGCATCCGGACGACCGGGCAACCGTGGTCGACCGATACCGTCGTCGGCTCGCCGGCGAAAACCCGCCCTCCACGTACAGGGTCAGAATACTGACACGGAGTGGTGAAGCAGCGCCGGTGGAGATCAACGCCGCGCTTTCGACCTTTGAGGATGCACCGGCCGACATAGTGCTGGTGCGCGACATCACCGAGCGGGCTCAGGCCGAGCAGGCGCTGCGCGAGTCCGAGCGGCACTACCGTTCCGCGCTGGAAGCGATGCGGGATCCGGTTCACGTCGCCGATGCCGACCTGCGGATTGTCATGGTGAACCGGGCATTTGCGCTCTGGCTGCAGCAGAGCGGGCTCGACGACGCAGTGCTGGGGAAGACCGTTTTCGAGGCCTTCCCCTTCCTGCCAGACCGAGTCAGGGAAGAGTACCGGCGGGTCTTCGAGAACGGCGAGACGGTCGTTACCGAGGAAGAGACCGCTGTCGGCGGACGGTCCTTCTACACCGAGACGACCAAGACGCCGGTGACCGAGCAAGGCCGGGTGGCTCGCGTTCTGACCGTGGTCAGGGACTTGACCGAGCAGAAAAGGCTCGTGCGGGTCGCCGAGGAGACCGGCGACGTGCTCCGCGCCGTCCTTGACAACTCGCCGGAAGCGATTGCCGGCGAGTGCGAGAACGTGCTGGTGTACGCCAACCAGCGATTTGCCCGGCTGTTTGGCTACGACGCGCCGGCCGACATCATCGGCCGGCCCGCCAGCGACTTCGACGCGCCCCTGGACCGGGAGCGAATGGTCGGATACACCCGGCTGCGCGAGCAGGGAAAAGATGCTCCGACCAGCTACTCGTTCCACGGCCTCAGGCGTGACGGGACCCTCATCCCGCTGGAGGCGACCATCAGCACCTATTGGTCGCTCGGCCGACTGCACGTGCTCGGGTTCATCCGCGAGGTAGAGGCGGGCCGCGCCGGCAGCTGA
- a CDS encoding HAD-IA family hydrolase: MRILRYSAALFDLDGTLIDSAQDIVASARYALGSVFPGRDLPDPEDVLAQIGRPLEAMVRELGFAAGEGEARRFADAYRDHYAEHFNAHTQPYPGVEELLTYLKASGVRLALVTTKHQSQADFTLAAFGLTGYFDYVHGWQEGREHKPHPEPVLTALARLAVPPGAAIMVGDSEFDIQSAKAAGVDTCAVTYGFRPAWLLRSFRPDFLVARATDVAPIVVSQDAE, from the coding sequence ATGGTACCCTGATCGACTCGGCGCAGGATATAGTTGCCTCGGCACGGTACGCGCTGGGGAGCGTGTTCCCGGGGCGCGACCTGCCCGACCCCGAAGACGTTCTGGCCCAGATCGGCAGGCCGCTGGAGGCAATGGTGCGTGAACTGGGCTTTGCGGCGGGCGAGGGCGAAGCTCGGCGATTCGCAGACGCATACCGGGACCACTACGCGGAGCATTTCAACGCTCACACCCAACCCTACCCGGGGGTGGAGGAATTGCTCACCTACCTGAAGGCGTCCGGGGTCAGGCTGGCCCTGGTAACGACCAAACACCAGTCGCAGGCCGACTTCACGCTCGCAGCCTTCGGCCTGACGGGCTACTTCGATTATGTTCACGGTTGGCAGGAGGGCCGTGAACACAAACCGCATCCGGAGCCGGTCCTGACCGCCCTCGCGCGTCTGGCCGTGCCGCCCGGCGCGGCGATCATGGTCGGGGATTCCGAGTTCGACATTCAGTCTGCGAAGGCGGCCGGGGTTGATACCTGTGCGGTTACCTACGGATTCCGGCCGGCCTGGCTGCTCAGGTCTTTCCGGCCCGATTTTCTCGTCGCGCGCGCTACGGATGTCGCGCCGATCGTCGTTTCGCAGGACGCGGAATGA
- a CDS encoding glycosyltransferase family 39 protein — protein MKPRYGRSAGLVVVGALLYVLTFLALYPRTTAIVDEDAYLTGAFLFRTGRLSYEGSSVPAPHMTVETGGRLASKYPPGTSLFLLPFTLLGWRLVFVSGMLLALAGTTFMVLIMKRLDPEIDPAWALLYLFYPAVVILSRTVMSDLLAATLVLAAFYCLLRRGRWLIGSGFLLGLACLVRYSNAVFAPVFLILALRPDGPRLRLALMLMAGFAPLAGLIAAYNAYAYGSPISFPMYLTGTFSPAFFLHNARYYGTALLILYPLMLAAPLVAGKGRRLLLGLPAYTLLGVYCLFSFTYDAPELPARLTLGLRYLLPGLPFFIMGFILAADRLLGRLRAGWLKYAAVTCMALLSIAIQLRHDRYLRVQAGYQRLLLDNVPASALLLCDAGVSELVSYAWGWRDYRRFVEFNVPIPLDSVLAGDRPLYAGLAVRPGSDNPVVLTIFEGLLSRFPDRTLVAETKSPWKLRLYRLR, from the coding sequence CTGTATGTGCTGACCTTTCTGGCGCTCTACCCGCGCACGACCGCCATCGTCGACGAAGACGCCTATCTGACCGGGGCTTTCCTGTTCCGGACCGGCCGGCTCTCCTACGAAGGGTCGTCTGTCCCGGCCCCCCACATGACGGTCGAAACGGGCGGCCGACTGGCCAGCAAGTACCCGCCCGGCACCTCGCTGTTTCTCCTGCCGTTCACGCTCTTGGGCTGGCGACTGGTCTTTGTCTCCGGAATGCTGCTCGCGCTCGCCGGGACCACGTTCATGGTCCTGATAATGAAGCGGCTGGACCCCGAAATCGACCCGGCGTGGGCGCTGCTCTACCTGTTCTACCCCGCAGTGGTTATCCTCTCTCGCACCGTTATGAGCGACCTGCTGGCCGCGACCCTGGTTCTCGCCGCGTTCTATTGCCTGCTGCGCCGGGGCAGGTGGCTGATCGGTTCGGGATTCCTCCTTGGCCTCGCCTGCCTCGTCCGCTACTCCAACGCGGTGTTCGCCCCGGTGTTCCTGATACTCGCGCTGCGGCCGGACGGTCCGCGTCTGCGGTTGGCCCTGATGCTGATGGCCGGCTTCGCGCCCCTGGCCGGCCTGATAGCAGCCTACAACGCGTACGCCTACGGTTCACCGATCTCATTCCCGATGTATCTGACCGGCACCTTCTCCCCCGCCTTCTTCCTCCACAACGCCCGGTACTACGGAACCGCGCTCCTGATACTCTATCCGCTCATGCTGGCCGCTCCGCTCGTTGCGGGCAAGGGACGACGGCTGCTCCTGGGCCTCCCCGCATACACGCTGCTCGGCGTCTACTGCCTCTTCTCGTTCACCTACGACGCGCCGGAATTGCCGGCCCGCCTGACCCTCGGACTCCGCTACCTCCTGCCCGGACTGCCTTTCTTCATCATGGGCTTCATCCTGGCCGCCGACCGCCTGCTCGGACGGCTTCGCGCCGGATGGCTCAAGTACGCGGCGGTCACGTGCATGGCACTGCTGAGCATCGCCATTCAGCTACGCCACGACCGCTACCTGAGGGTACAGGCCGGTTACCAGCGACTGCTGCTCGACAACGTGCCTGCGTCCGCCCTGCTGTTGTGCGACGCGGGTGTGTCCGAACTGGTGAGTTACGCCTGGGGCTGGCGCGACTACCGCCGCTTTGTCGAGTTCAACGTACCGATCCCGCTCGACTCGGTCCTCGCTGGCGACCGCCCTCTCTACGCCGGGCTGGCCGTGCGGCCCGGCTCCGACAACCCGGTGGTGCTCACAATCTTCGAGGGCCTGCTGTCACGGTTCCCGGACCGCACGCTGGTGGCGGAGACGAAAAGTCCGTGGAAGTTGCGGCTCTACCGGCTCAGGTAG